AAAATGGTACCTGTTAAAAcgattaagtaaaatttggtAAGAGGGTGATACTACATCAATTACACGACTATCTAGTAAATTCTAATCACATGCCAACGAAGTCGCAAGTAAAACCTTACAGAATAACATACAATTTACGTGTATTTCAGTTTTTCGCAGAACGCCATAATAAGGAATGAATGGATTTCTATTATAGCGAGAGACCGAGgtgaaaagttttttaatcgggatcgaacccgagacctccgacTTGGCAGTCAGGCAAGATGATCATTAGGCCACAGAAGTccacaaaaaacaaaagaactacctttaaagtaaaaaataaactactcaTATCCAAATCGACACATAATCACAGACATTCAAACACTCATAACACCCAAACAAACTCCTTCTAACATCCAATagacaatttttattgcaacgCATTTCGTATCAAAATGTTAAAGTGTGTGAAGGTAAACATTTTAAGATAACAAAGCCACTCCATTAGCCTCTTTGTTCTtaatgaaacattgagttaaCAACATGTCACACCAAACTACGTTTTTTAAGGATTGCGTgccttattataaaacatttaaggttaaattttcaatacacTTGTTTTTGGACATAGGACTTTGTCAAATAGTCGAAGTAATAtgcgtaataataattacgtatTGAGGTGAGgacgatattttgttttattttgctcggAACTGTTTATCTCGTTGTTTATAGTTGATCGAAGTCTAAAATGATTTCCCTATCTTAACCAGCCGATACGCTGGGCCGATcaacaatttataattgttccgcagtgatttACTTGTTGAAAGAGTAAGTTTTTCCCTAACATGCATAATGTTATCGcatatgtattgggagggcaatgttaaaatatttaggatttagaaaaattatctaaaggaatctctttgttttttgtaaatagcTCGAATTGctctttttgtaaaattaaaatagtttgtatgtctgctgctgctccccaaagcagtagaccatacaacattaaactatgaaaataactaaaatatactagcttagcagttgccacattCGTCAAATGCCTACTTAAGTACGACAAAAAGCGTATGCTGCACAACTAAGCTTTTAGAAGGTTTTGAAgtgtgagcatgccatttcaaatttgaatttaatgttattcctaaaaatttagtactatcaacaaaatctattCTTTTACCACTTATAACATTTGTCTGCCGCAtattgggaagtgtaaacttaatcattgggtcttattttaatttaacagtaagttgttgacTGAAAACCAGTTATAAATTGCGGCAGAAGTGCTATTCACGGAGATTCAtcctaaatattaataatgagGTATCTTCTGtaaacaacacgatgccagtctaTTTCTCAGTCATGCAAGGCAGGTTGTTTATATACCCCAAAAGAGAAAAGGGCCCAAAATTTAACCTTATGGTTCTATTTGATAATTTCATACTATTTCACttgaattacttaaatattttatttaatttgttacagAACAATCTGACGATGCCATTACAGTGTTACCGTCAGGATTATTTTTCCTGGGCACAGCGTTGCTAGTGATCATAGCTGATAagttaaaagtaatataaccAAAAAATAGTCAATGTTGAGCGGGCTCAATCGTAGTTATAAGGTATCTCCAAAAATGTTAggcttaatttatttcttatagcTCAGTCGTTTGTTGTCAGTtgttaataaaactttaaaataacttgttttttcactacatagtataaaacaaagtcgcttcGTGCTGTCTGTTCCTCTGGgtgctttaaatttttaaaactacccAACAAACTACAGGTTTCTTTAGATAAGTGATTCGAGATGGAGGTTTATTTGCAGATCGCACCCTTGCGTGGCGGGCGGGTCGCaagtattgttataaaaatccaCATCCCCACCATAAGGCTATAGGTCTGTAATATagagcttttaaaaaaaaattgtttcttgCTAGTAATTGTATGGGAATGGAATAAATTTGGGTtagatttattcaaaaaataccaaccctttttataaataaatttatttaatctcaaGTACCTACAAACGTTTTAGTAAACTTACATTTAAACTTATTGCTTTCTGCCGAcgaattatatttgtaatgtctATTATACATGTGTATCTatctattttgatgaaatgaattgctaaatatgttaattatttagcaaaatatttttaatgcacgGCGCTGGTTTTTGACAGAAAAATATTGCCGAATgtgtaagtataattatatttatgccaAGATATACGTATTACGTAACACTCGGTGACTTAGAATAATATCCAAATTTTCCAACAACCGAATGTTGTCAAATTtggatatttgtaaatttcacAAATTCGTAAGTTTGTAAATGCGGCAACGACCAACGCACGCGCGGGCGTCAGCTTTCTTGCGAAGAGTGTAACGTATATCCCGTCGTAAGTTCCGTatagggtagacaaagccggCACGGCAAATACGGCATTTCTCATGAAATTCTATtggaaatacttataaagaacTTTGAAAATTTAGATAATGCCTATTGTCACACTGCAAAGATATATAACCTTTAATACTGCATGCTTCTTTTTAATAACAGTATATTTTGAATAGAATCATACATTCTTGCTGAATTAGACTcccaactttttattttttaataagtaggtgtaaaataataggaaggtaagtattataaattagGTTATCCTTTGATAACTGCAATTGGTCGTAACTTCACAGTTTTTTTACTGATCCCAGCAGCATGGCATGTGTTGACAACGTCGGTTACATTTTTGTAAGACTCTGGGGCTTCCTCCATTACTAACTTGGGTGACGCCACTCGAATGGATATGCCTAAAGATTCTAATTTAGTCAAGACATCTTTGTAGTCAAGATTTCTTCTAGATTTAGCACGGGACAGTGCACGGCCCTggaattcataaatatataaataaaaaattctcattaataatattaacacaAATATACATTCTTGCTGTTCTAAAAAAAACCTTCCCATGCAGATCATACAAACAGGTCAAGAGACtgcactattttttttctaataggtGTTTGTCTCATAAAGTACTTACAGCTCCATGACATGTAGAACCAAATGTCTCTGTCATTCCCTGGTGTGTCCCTGTGAGGACATAACTGCATGTTCCCATGGTACCACCAATGAGGACAGGTTGGCCAGTCAGTTGGTAATCAACAGGTATCAGAGGATGATGCGGAGGGAATGCTCTGGTGGAACCCTACAAAATcaagtatgtattattattgtcaATGAAATGTTTTCACATTGTGTGCTGCAAACAACAGTTTGTTTGGATGCAATACTATATGCATATGAacgaatatatttttcatacacatAGAAATACAAAAAGATAGAAATCTATACAATGAAATTCATGTATATACCTTTCTATGAACAAGTAATGTCTTTACTTTTCCATCTACCATGTGTTCTTCGACTTTGGCAATGTTATGAGAGACATCATATATGACATGCATGTCTAAGTCATCTGGTgccattttaaattgtttcgcAAATGCTTGACGAGTGAGGAAAGTCATTGAACTACGATTAACCCATGCAAAATTGGCAGCTGCAGCCATAGCTTTCAAATAATCCTGACCCTCTACAGAGTTAATCCTGGCACAAGCTAACTGTCTATCATTGGTCTCAATATTGTCTCTTTTCATGGCCTTTTCCATCTGTACTAGGGCATCAGTAGCAACTTGATGGCCAAAACCCCTGCTTCCTGAATGGATCATAACACACACTTGCCCAACTCTCTCTATACCCATTTTACCAGCAGCATATCTATCAAATATTTCGTCAACTACTTGAATCTCTGCATAGTGGTTTCCAGCACCTAATGTTCCAAGTTGCGGCAAACCTCTTTTCTTAGCTCGAAGGCTAACTTTAGAGGGATCTGCATTAAGCATTCGTCCATATTCTTCACAATGTTCTTTATCTTCAGCCCAAACATATCCTTCTCGTAGAGACCAATCCATCCCCATTTCTAATGCTTCCTCCATGTCACGAGCATTCATTGGAATAATGCCTTTTGAGCCAACTCCTACAGGAATGTGATCAAATAAACTTTGCGCAAGTTGTTcctggaaataaataatatttatgaataactagaggccgcctgcgactttgtccgcatggaaaccctatcaatcccgcaggaactctgggataaaaagtagcctatgtgttattctgggtcttccttcagctacctacataccaaatttcatggtaatcggttcagtagtttttgcgtgaaagagtaacaaacatccatacatccatacaaacttccgcctttataatagtagtaggattacatacatacaatcacatctttatcacTTAAGTCAGATCCTTTAATACTTTTTGGGTTCTCCTAAATAAATAGGGTACACATTGACAGAAGAATTCTAGTggtactttaaataaatccttgaaatctatactaatattataaagctgaagagtttgtttgtttgaacacgctaatctcaggaactactggttttatttattgaggaaggctttaggctatataaaatcacactgcaactataaggagcaaagaaataatggaatatgtgaaaaaaattgagaaaattaTTAAGGAGTTCAATCAagcccaaaacaactattcgGCACGGACAAAGTCACAGTCACAgccagtaaaatatatatatgtctacGTCAGTATGTTCTTACCTTGATTGGTTGCACATCTTTTTCATGTAAATTTGTTCTTAGTAAACGCACACCACAATTGATATCAAACCCAACCCCTCCAGGAGAAACTATTGATTTAGGGTCAGACATATCAAATGCTGCCATATTACCTGTAAATATCATGGTTAAATGGTATTTTGCCAAACAATTTAACATTATGGGAAAACATTATAAGGGAGCCTCCATAATAAAAGTGATTTATAATGTAACCATGTGAAGAAAATTCTAGGAGTTGTCaatgttttgtattttctaaCACCCAacatcaaacaaaatattcataaaaaacttGTTGAAAACATTGATGTCTGTTGCAGAAGATCTGGCTatagacataaataaattgagcTAACAATCCAattcaatgttaaaataattttagattaCCAATAGCAAATCCATATCCTGAGTGCACATCGGGTAAGCCGACTGACCGGCCCACGATCCCCGGCAAAGCGGCTACATTAGCTATCTGTTTAACGCCCGGCAAAAAACCACCAGTCATACCAGGCCGGCACGAATTTTTCAGCTCATCCAACATTAATTTCTCCAAAGTGCTATTGACATAAAATACTCCTTCCACGTTCATGTTAGGTTGGAATCCTTTTTTAATTCTCCAACAATAAGGGTTAATTTTCTCCAAGTATTTAAGCTCTTCATTATATTGTCTTACAACCATTTTGCCTTATAAATTAGAGGTAAAGTGTAATATGTGAGAAACTTTATATAGTAAACCTGAACGGTATgagagataattttattaggaagaaaatatatgtaactatGTGAGTATTCTTTGGCATAAACAAGCTCCACTCACAAACAGGGTCCGGTCCTCTCTCAAATAGTGTTGATGCCGTTCGATAATCCACTATCGGTATGATCGAAAGTATCGATGGAGTATTGACACTTTCGATCATACCAATCGATAGCCAAGGTTCAATCAAAACCATTACTATACTATCGATATCAacaagtaataatattatctatatcATTGAACTTCAATATCGAATGGAAATCGACAGTACTGATAGTATCTTTGCTATTGCTGCTGAATATTGCACTAACTATAGATTGTTTTAGCCTATCCATAGTGACCTTACTCTCAATTGTATTGATGTCTTAAAGCTCAATATCGAAATTAGTTTCGTTCATTATTGATGCTATTGTACCCAACTAGGCTATCGATATGATAGGGGCTGATGAAATGTCAAAATATCAGTATAGCATGCATTACTTAGATAAATGAAAGTATGCTTTgttcccctagtcgccttttacgacatccatgggaaagtgatggggtggtcctattctaaagtgccgggtagcataataattaaatgtgcAATATTAATGAATTGCTGCTGCAGCTAGACTTTCGAGCTCCATATTTAATGCGCCAACGCACAATGAGCAAATGTGTGAATAGCTACACACCGGAAAAGTAAGCGTCTTGGCTCAATGTACAGCTAATGCCCATTAGAATCAAAATGGGCTTGTATATTGGACCGACCCCACCTCAAAGCCCGTGCAGAGTGCCGTCGACTTTGTCCAACTTAGGTCTATTTAGCTAAGCCATATGATAtgattcttaaatttatacctgggtgaccgaggGTGCTCGGTGGATATCAGAAAAACCttacaaatattgtaataactattgtaaaataaaaagggaaCAGCCTCCAttcgatatcctccttttttaaaatctaaatagGAGGAGaaatatggatgtcgtaaaaggcgactaagggataggcttaccaacttgggattcttttttaggcgatgggctagcaacctgtcactatttgaatctcaattctatcattaggccaaatagctgaacgtggccattcagtctatttgagactgttggctctgtctaccccgcaagggatatagacgtgaccatatgtatgtatgtatgtaggaggagaaaatttataaactttttaagtgTAACACACATTTTCCTGAAAAACGCATCAAAATCGATTTAACGAAATGCGAGAtaatcacagacaagcataggTACATACAGGTCAGTCTGAGCTGAGAACCAAAAGTATAACTGAGAACCACTTTTGTTTTGAAGGtggttaaaaacaaaaatcagaGATTTTAAAACCATAGAAAatagttaaaacaaaaaacattaaaacccACTAAAATAGAGttggaacaaaaaatataaatatcgcTATTGCCAAGGATCTAACTGATTCTTGGATGATGATCACTTGACTAGAAAGACCGACCTCTTGGGTCGCCAACTGAGCCTGATCATAAAAGgaacattttatttgtgtCACATACTCAAGTCAtactgtaaaattttattgaataaagccATTAACTGAGAAATGGTTATTTATTCTACATGTACTTATgatgatataaattatatttcactgTCAACCTGTAAAGCTGTTTGAGCTGTCCACAGTGGCGTTgcctttttactacgcttttattagcttgggttgtatgtatgtatgtatgtaacggaatctttgagcttaattttcactgatttctaaacgtctgatcaacttgaaactttgcacacgtatcaaggaccgatgacaatgcaatattttgataagagtttctcattatccttattaaaactgccaggattaataaattcatttttagatccttcgtatgagagtaaaagagacagagatagtaccagtgccagtaatctccatacaagaaaccaagaagttctgacttataaggagtccaaaaagagatgtaatatatttccatataatgttactattaacctaaggcttttttatttcatcgcatcgctccatttagaattaccattagaaacaatagtagaattagtagaatattttaaaacaataaaaaatatataagtaataaaacaaaagtaataaatgaaaattgaacaactaaatttacaacaatacaagaataaagttactacctacagaactttgcgatatttaatacgtatttaacatattaatgcaattcttgaattaacattaggtatcttttgcctatttataatagcaacactgtagtACTCGTTTaagaaatgagtgacagtttatttaatatgtcaaataagttttgcagtaagttttgaattcgattagaaaacctgtaaactttctttctgttttttttataccggtgcctgtgtatttacctatttgcactttgttttgtgctgataacttgtcgttatttgtagtttggaatcttccgttgagtcgagctttgttcttccggatattcgtgtgattttatcatctgagattggactctgactgtgttcactgtgttgtgcagatattttttagataggattcctgtaaaaagtacctgattatttgagataggagtcccaagtttgtgtttgtttttgtgaaagacagttttacaacgaaagtgccacgatgtcttcagataaacattgttgagttcctggttgtaaaggcagtggaggtatgtttgaaatatttttgttcctgtatcaatctgcctcttaatcttgtggtttgattcctggcaaggccacaatcgaaaattattatgtttgctggatagtcaaaaatattattaacagtgatttatcactataaaattcttttcaactgggtttaacaattatcatacatacatataatcacgtctatatcccttgcggggtagacagagccaacagtcttgtaaagactgataggccacgttcagctatttggctttaagatagaattgagattcaaatagtgacaggttgcaagcccatcgcctaaaaaagaatcatcattatgagaatattatgagatttaatccaatcaggccacatataactttaagaaagtaagttgtgaaaacctccggcgatgggtgCATGGTTgcaaaagtcttttctagtatgatagttatactagaagtgttaacttccaaaaaataattgtataaaaaaactaaaaaactatgcgttttattgctaatcgaactaaaaaatagaaaataaataatagtttaaaaaaaactaaaaaactacgcttttattgctaatcaaactaaaaaatagaaaataaaaattaatgacaaaggaattataaaacagtagtagcaagtcgaacaatcagttatagtcaattacctccgattaaaattataacaaaattaaatttataaacaaaacaatttaaatcggagtaaaaagcgtggggtgcattttacttcatttttataactctcttgtcataaatatatgctattagaatgattttaatatttactacatcaagcACCCCatgctttttactcagatttaaattgttttgtttataaatttaattttgttataattttaatcggaggttattgactataactgattgttcgacttgctactactgttttataattcctttgtcattaatttttattttctattttttagtttgattagcaataaaagcgtagttttttagttttttttaaactattattctTTTC
This is a stretch of genomic DNA from Amyelois transitella isolate CPQ chromosome 5, ilAmyTran1.1, whole genome shotgun sequence. It encodes these proteins:
- the LOC106131867 gene encoding RNA-splicing ligase RtcB homolog, with product MVVRQYNEELKYLEKINPYCWRIKKGFQPNMNVEGVFYVNSTLEKLMLDELKNSCRPGMTGGFLPGVKQIANVAALPGIVGRSVGLPDVHSGYGFAIGNMAAFDMSDPKSIVSPGGVGFDINCGVRLLRTNLHEKDVQPIKEQLAQSLFDHIPVGVGSKGIIPMNARDMEEALEMGMDWSLREGYVWAEDKEHCEEYGRMLNADPSKVSLRAKKRGLPQLGTLGAGNHYAEIQVVDEIFDRYAAGKMGIERVGQVCVMIHSGSRGFGHQVATDALVQMEKAMKRDNIETNDRQLACARINSVEGQDYLKAMAAAANFAWVNRSSMTFLTRQAFAKQFKMAPDDLDMHVIYDVSHNIAKVEEHMVDGKVKTLLVHRKGSTRAFPPHHPLIPVDYQLTGQPVLIGGTMGTCSYVLTGTHQGMTETFGSTCHGAGRALSRAKSRRNLDYKDVLTKLESLGISIRVASPKLVMEEAPESYKNVTDVVNTCHAAGISKKTVKLRPIAVIKG